Proteins from a genomic interval of Corynebacterium freiburgense:
- a CDS encoding TIGR00730 family Rossman fold protein, with protein MQTTLTFRPMTSDDIELRKAAEERNAAREERAPRLLGFLPKRGDYGIVALNESSVVGVAWASLQGSLPEITVSVDPGFQGQGLGTRLLDSLITHAYTVSWPGLALTVSDTNPARRLYARLGFETRVDGVMVKPLAPAIHAITVYCGSACGARAEYVHATREFGRGLAENGVDIVYGGGNVGLMGELADAALTAGGDVIGVIPISLLDREIAHTGLTHLEVVDTMAERKARMEQLGDVFVALPGGIGTLEELFEVFTMQLLGPDCMPVVLYNIEGYWTPLIESLTRMSEEGFIPRKYIDALIVVESVPELFEALDTWRAPGIKWG; from the coding sequence ATGCAAACCACTTTGACCTTCCGTCCTATGACCAGCGATGACATCGAGTTGCGGAAAGCGGCGGAAGAGCGTAATGCGGCACGTGAGGAGCGAGCCCCCAGGCTCTTAGGTTTCCTTCCAAAACGTGGTGACTATGGAATCGTAGCTTTGAACGAATCGAGCGTGGTTGGAGTTGCCTGGGCGTCATTGCAAGGATCCTTGCCTGAAATCACTGTAAGCGTGGATCCTGGGTTTCAAGGCCAAGGACTTGGTACGCGCTTACTAGATTCTCTAATTACTCATGCATATACCGTTAGTTGGCCTGGTTTGGCACTCACGGTCTCGGATACAAACCCAGCTCGACGTCTCTATGCGCGTCTAGGGTTTGAAACTCGCGTAGATGGTGTCATGGTCAAACCGCTAGCGCCAGCAATTCATGCGATTACCGTGTACTGCGGTTCTGCTTGCGGGGCCCGTGCGGAATATGTTCACGCAACACGGGAATTCGGCCGTGGGTTAGCTGAGAATGGTGTGGATATTGTCTATGGTGGTGGCAACGTGGGCCTTATGGGAGAGCTTGCCGACGCCGCGCTTACTGCAGGTGGCGATGTTATCGGTGTGATTCCAATATCGCTACTTGATCGAGAAATTGCACATACCGGTCTGACTCATCTTGAAGTTGTAGACACAATGGCTGAGCGCAAAGCCCGGATGGAACAATTGGGGGATGTTTTTGTGGCATTACCAGGCGGTATTGGAACCTTGGAAGAACTCTTTGAAGTTTTTACCATGCAATTACTAGGCCCAGACTGCATGCCAGTAGTGTTGTACAACATTGAGGGTTATTGGACCCCACTCATTGAATCACTTACGCGTATGAGCGAAGAAGGTTTCATTCCGCGAAAATATATTGATGCTTTGATTGTCGTGGAAAGTGTTCCAGAACTTTTTGAAGCATTAGATACTTGGCGAGCACCTGGTATTAAGTGGGGCTAG